CGATGCTCAGGAGGGTGCATAAAAGCGAGGCAAAGGCCAGTCGTGCCGTCCGGGAACTTGCGGGCGATGAAAGGCAGAGTAATCGACCCAGAAGGATAAACAAAAAGCCGATCACTACCGGACCGGCCACATAGAGAAGTCGGACATTCTGCCAGAAATTCATATTCCCCAAGCCGAGAAAACCGGGCTTATTCGGGTCCAGCTTCTCCGGGTTACTATCCATGACGTACATGCGGGCGATTTCGGCAATGGCCGGCAGCAGGAGCAGTATCATACCGAACTTCACATAGCCCAGGCCCGCGCGAACACGCGACCAGGCGTGCGACGTATTTCGATCCCCACCATAGCTCACGTTCGTATTCGACGGAGGGGCGTTGACCGGCAGATACTGACGGGTTCCGCCCGGTTGCTGGGAAGGCAAAGCGACCTGTCCCATCTGTGGCATGGTCTGGTGTCGGGGCGGTTCGTTCGTGTGGCTATCGAAGGTTGTGCGGACATCCTCTTCCGGAGAGGTCAATTTTGGGGCACCGGTGAGATTCGGCCGGTTTCCAGGAATCATAGGCCGGCCGGTAGGGGCGTTGAGCAGCGAGGGTTGATGCGGCGGTTCCTCGGACATCGGTTCCGGGGGTAAATCGCTGAGTAAAAGCGATGCCGGCGACAAAGCCGCCGGTACCTGCAAGATGGCCGAACAATTCGGACATTTCACCCGCATACCGATGACATCATCGCGCACGCGAAAGGGTTTACTGCATTTGGGGCAATTGAGTGTAATCGCCATAAATAGGGATTCCAATTAAACTTGGGTGCGAGTCAGCGGTAATGCAAAATCGTAGTAATTATGCTTAAAGTAGGGTACGAAAACAATTAAAACCCGTCATTTTATCCATCTTCACGAAAATTCCCGTTTCCCGACCCGTTCTGATGGTAACTGAAATTATTTTCCGCAGGAGTGTAAAATTTTCCCAACTCAATTCGATTTGGGATAGACGCCCGATGTTGTTCGCGTTATACGAACCCAAATTCGATTCTATCTGTCCAAATTTGAGATGGGACAGAAATTTTCCAGGCGGCTCCGAATTAGGGTGATCCGCCGGCGATTTCAGGGAGGAGCGACATGCGCGGCAGCCTGGTATTGGCGATTAGCCTCTGGGCAATCGTTCCGGCTGTTTCTGCACAGAACGCCCGGCCGGACGATCCTGGGGCGAACAATTCCCCTGCGCCTCAAATCGGCCGGGTGAACCAGAATTCGAAACCGACCCCGAGTGACGACCCGCCACCCGCCGTAGCGACCCCCGCCCCGGAGCCGAAGAAAAGTGGACCGATTCGCGGCGTCAATCTGACTGACAATGACACCAAAATTCAAGCGACCAAATATCAGGGCGATCCGCCGAGCGGTAATGATATTCACCGGCCAAGCGACATCGGCGGTTCCAGCAACTCTTCCAACAATCAGAATAATTCAGGCAGTTCGGGAGCCTCATTGGGGGTGCCGCGCAGTGGGGGCATCGGTCAGTCGAGTGACGATGACAACCCGGAAGAAAAATACAACTGGGGAGCGCCCGGGAGCAATAATGGCTCCCCCAAGTCCTCGCCGAGCCGACAAAGTAATGGAGACAATCCGAAATCTACTACTCCTGGAAAGCTGACCAAGCAGGAAAAAGGATACGACGATTTCGACAAACTGCCTTCTGAGAATCGCGGCGTGGGACCACCCCCGGTTGGCGGTTCTGGCCCCAGTTCGAACAATGACTGGCAGTTCGGGGATAACATGAAGGGTTGCTACAACTACGTCCGCAAAAACGTCTTTCAAAGCGACCACGATTTCGATGACTTCATGTCGATCACCAGCAACCCGCTCTATGGGGAAGATCCTCGAACGCTGACGGAATTACGGCCGATTTTCATGTATCAAACCATCCCGGGAAGTAACTTTTTCTACCGGGGCGGCAATATCGAAACGCTGGTTTTGCAGGGACGCTTGGCTTTCGGAGATCGCTTTTCGGTGGTCGTCAACCAAGTCGGTTGGACCTTCTTGAACCCCTCCAGTAATTCGCCACTTCATAGCGAAACGGGTTTCATGGAAATGCACTTTGGAGCAAAATATACCTGGTTGCGCGATCGCGATTCGAACTGGATCAGCGCCGTGGGTATGAACGTGGAGTTACCGACCGGACCGGGAAACGTTTATCAGAATACCGGGACTCTGGGCCTGCAACCCTATCTAAGCTTTGCTCACAAGTTCGGGAAAACGTCTTATGGGACCTGGGGGCTCGCTGACACGTTCGGCGTGGACTTCAGCGTCGACAAGGATCGCACGGAATTCTTCTACAACACGATCCATCTCGATTACGACATCGCGAACATGAAGCGGTTCTACCCGTTCATCGAATTGAATTGGTTCAACTACTTCCAAAAAGGGGCCGCCAACCCGTTCCTGAATTTCCAGGGGGGCGATATCGCCAACACGGGAGCCTCGTACGGCGGGACGAATTACATGGATCTGGCTTTTGGTAGCCGGTTCCGAATTACCGAAGCCTGGGAAGCGGGTTTGGGACTCCAATTCCCGATTTCCAGCACTAAAGACCTGAACAACTTCCGACTGACCGTCGATGTCATCTGGCGCTACTAAAACACCTGAGTGAACCGTCAATTACAGCTTCTTCTTGGCGGCGTACTTGGGCGGTTCGGGATCGCCGATCGCCTTCAGCAATTCTTCGACAATATCATCGCTGCTCTTACCTTCGGCTTGAGCCTGAAAGTTGGTACCGATGCGGTGTCTCAGAACGGGGATGGCCGCTTTCTTGATATCGTCGATGGCGACGCTAAACCGGCCATCCATCGCGGCGAAGGCTTTGCCGGCCGAGATCAAATATTGACCCGCGCG
The genomic region above belongs to Telmatocola sphagniphila and contains:
- a CDS encoding zinc ribbon domain-containing protein, whose protein sequence is MAITLNCPKCSKPFRVRDDVIGMRVKCPNCSAILQVPAALSPASLLLSDLPPEPMSEEPPHQPSLLNAPTGRPMIPGNRPNLTGAPKLTSPEEDVRTTFDSHTNEPPRHQTMPQMGQVALPSQQPGGTRQYLPVNAPPSNTNVSYGGDRNTSHAWSRVRAGLGYVKFGMILLLLPAIAEIARMYVMDSNPEKLDPNKPGFLGLGNMNFWQNVRLLYVAGPVVIGFLFILLGRLLCLSSPASSRTARLAFASLLCTLLSIGGIALCSYAFLMPMLGKSEPMPEIKWLGAGLGLVFGLLSEVWFSLFQGQVGFVLGYPAVQRQVGIAAMLVALTGFGILAADAFYPFLNVDAKEAQAKQLKEILVDISDEEKAALETRMAEQKAEDEKKLAESKKDEAKKEETKKDEPKKGDSGKDDKTLKDRAAELKDKAKVLKDKAVVKAWEMEQEASKFLSNRKHLPMLALYLFGIVFVLALESVASSTRTVIRKWASLNPA